A segment of the Homoserinimonas aerilata genome:
GTTCGCCGACTCGTACAGGTTGTCGATGCCGAGGTAGTCCTCGACCTTCTCGATGCCGGGCTCAAGCACGCCGACGGTGCGCTTCTTCTCGTCGACCTCGTAGTCGACATCCGGAATCAGGCGCTTCGCGAGCCCTGCGAACTCGGTGAACCAGCGATTCGCCTCGCCCGAGGACGGACCGGAGATGATGAGAGGGGTGCGGGCCTCATCGATGAGGATGGAGTCGACCTCGTCGACGACCGCGAACTGATGCCCACGCTGCACCATGTCGGCGGCCTGCCAGGCCATGTTGTCGCGCAGGTAGTCGAAGCCGAACTCGTTGTTCGTGCCGTAGGTGATGTCCGCCTCGTACTGCTCTCGCCGCACGGTCGGGTTCTGGCCGGACACGATGCAGCCGGTGGTCATGCCGAGCGCGCGGAAGATGCGCCCCATGAGCTCAGACTGGTAGCTGGCCAGGTAGTCGTTGACCGTGATGACGTGCACGCCGCGCGAGGGGATCGCGTTAAGGTAGGCGGCCAGGGTGGCGACAAGCGTCTTGCCCTCACCGGTCTTCATCTCGGCGATGTTGCCCAGGTGCAGGGCCGCGCCACCCATCAGCTGCACATCGAAATGCCGCATGCCGAGGGTGCGCTTGGCGGCCTCGCGCACAGCGGCGAAGGCCTCCGGCAGCAAATCATCGAGGGACTCACCGTTCGCGTAGCGCTCCCGCAGCTCGGTGGTCTCGTTGCGCAGCTCGTCGTCGGTGAGCTCCGTGAAGTCGTCCTCAAGATGGTTGACGGCCGCCGCGTAACGCTGCAACCGGCGCATCGTGCGCCCCTCGCCCACCCGGAGAACGCGCTCTAGAACATTGGCCACCGATTAACTCCCATTGATGTCGTCGGATCATCCCGTCGTGCGACCGCGCACAGGCGAGGCCGTTAACCGTAGCAATCCTAGCTGTCAGGCCTCTCGACACGACGACCCGAGGGCGAACAGGCCTCAGCCCGTTCGCCCTCGGCGCAACGATGACGGCCCCAGGGCCGCCGGCTCAGCGCGCCCTGCGGCGCGACACCTCCTCGGCTGTGCTCTCCGAATCGAGGCTGATGACTCCGTAGTCCCAGCCCTTGCGTCGGTAGACGACGCTGGGGCGATCGGTCTCCGCATCAATGAAGAGGTAGAAGTCGTGTCCGACCAGCTCCATGTGGTCGACGGCCTCCTCCGCACGCATCGACGTGGACGGGAACACCTTGGAGCGGATGACGACAGGGCTCCAGTCGTCATCGCCCGGCTGCGGCGGCGCCTGCACCGGAATCGTGCCGGTCGCGACGCTCTCCATCACCTCCGGGCTCGCCGGAGTGATGTCAACCACACTGAATCCATCTTCGGATGCCTCCCGCAAGGAGACGGGGCGATGCAGGCCGCGATGCACCTTCGTGCGATCCTTCGCGCGGCGGATACGCTCCACCAGCTTGTCGAGCGCCAGGTCGAAGGCGACGTACTTGTCAGACCCCGTCGACTCCGCACGCACGAGAGGCCCCGGACCCACGAGGGTCAACTCGACCCTGTCATCTCCGGACTGGGAGTTCTTCTCGTTGTGGCGGCTCACC
Coding sequences within it:
- the hpf gene encoding ribosome hibernation-promoting factor, HPF/YfiA family — its product is MEISINGRNVGITDRFRDYATEKADKVDHLAPKALAFEIKVSRHNEKNSQSGDDRVELTLVGPGPLVRAESTGSDKYVAFDLALDKLVERIRRAKDRTKVHRGLHRPVSLREASEDGFSVVDITPASPEVMESVATGTIPVQAPPQPGDDDWSPVVIRSKVFPSTSMRAEEAVDHMELVGHDFYLFIDAETDRPSVVYRRKGWDYGVISLDSESTAEEVSRRRAR